The Nicotiana sylvestris chromosome 6, ASM39365v2, whole genome shotgun sequence genomic sequence ATATCCCACAGTGACTAAGATTGGCAATAATCAAGAGGTTAGTCTGATATAGAAAATTGTATGTTTATGGTCGAATAATCGTCTTGATTTGTCTTCTAACATTGTTTTACATTTTTGTGGCCAATACAGGCTCATGTCTATAGATCaaaatctggaaattgtgctgcATTTCTATCCAACTACGACTCAAAATATTCAGTTAAAGTCACCTTTCAAAATAAGCCATATGATCTGCCTCCTTGGTCCATCAGTATTCTTCCTGACTGCAAAACTGCTGTTTACAACACTGCAAAGGTAATAAAGGCGGCTTCAAATAAAGAAATCAATCATAATACTTTTGTCGAATATACATATGAACATTTAGAGTTAGAAGTTGTAATGTTCTCTATGTAATGCTGCAGGTTAGCTCCCGAAGCTCGAGCATAAAGATGACTTCGACGGGCAGTGGATTGTCTTGGCAGTCATACAATGAAGAAACTCCGACTGCTGATGATAGCGATACGCTTTCAGCAAACGGGTTATGGGAACAGAAAAATGTCACCAGAGATTCTTCAGACTATCTGTGGTACATGACAGAGTGAGTAACTTCCATTTTCTTACTTTTATAAATGATTTTATCTTGTTCCATCTTTACTTGACAGATCCTATATCCTCAACAGCGGAACCAGAAATTTATACGAGgggattcaaaaaaaaatctaGGATGCCATAGTTGGAATTTGAACTTATGACCTAAAGCAATTTTGAACTCCTTTATATTatacttgattttttttttcatatcaaATGCACAATGTATTTTTTCGTGGAAGCAGCCACTAATTTTTGCATTAGAGTAGACTGTCTACATCATATCCCTAGGGATGCGGTCCTTCCCAGACCCTGTGTGAACGCGAGATGTCTTGTGCATCCAGCTGACCTTTTTTGCACAGTATAATTTTCCGACGAAGGGGGAGCGGTTTGAACCCCCTTGACACTACCTAGTTCTGCCACTAGTATATCCTGATAAATGACAATGTTGTGTTTACTTTCTCCAGTGTAAATATAGCATCTGGTGAAGGATTTCTAAAGAATGGAAAGGACCCTTATCTCACTGTTATGTCGGCCGGTCATGTCCTGCATGTCTTCATCAATGGCAAACTATCAGGTATTGAAAACTGCACTCTATTTGGTAATATAGCAAAGTGATTGTTCCTAACAAACTGCATATTTTTAAGTCTGTTCTTATCTCCTTTTTGATCTCTATAAGTTCTTGACTTGTGGTAGGGACTGTTTATGGGACATTGGACAATCCAAAACTTACGTATAGTGGCAATGTGAAACTAAGAGCTGGTATTAACAAGATTTCTCTGCTCAGTGTTTCTGTTGGTCTCCCGGTTAGTTTTGTACTTCCTGTTTCTCTGGCCCTTCAATTAGCAATGGTAACTTGAACCATTATTGTAAAATTTTATCTAACCTATGGTTTTAAATCGCCATTTCAGAACGTTGGCGTGCATTTTGATACGTGGAATGCAGGAGTTCTAGGTCCAATTACATTGAGTGGTCTCAATGAGGGGAAAAGAGACTTAACAAAACAGAGATGGTCTTACAAGGTTTGTTTACTAGTTGCTTCTGTTCTCTCCCTAAAGCTTGATTTTCATATAATTTTTTGAGGAGAGGAACCCGTGACCTATAAGTTGTcagggttcaagccgtggaatcAGCCATTGATGTTTGTGTCAGGGTAGGCTGTCTATATCATATCCTCTTAGGGTGCGGCTCTTCTCAGGGAACACCGAATGCTTCGTGCACTGGGCTGTCCTTTTGTTGAGGAGACGAATGAAGCTATTATGAAGCTACTCAGATGTGAGAGTAACGAACGATATATAGAGTGTTGATATCTGACTAATCTATAATTTGCTTATTTGCAGGTTGGTCTAAAAGGTGAATCATTAAGGCTTCATACATTAAGCGGGAGTTCTTCTGTTGAATGGATTAAAGGTTCACTAGTGGCTCAAAAGCAGCCATTGACTTGGTACAAGGTAAAGCTCCTATCTACATATTGACATGTTTTTATCAATTTTATGATCTTGAATAACATATTGTAGCGCGAACCACGTAATGTACGATTACACTTTTTCCAGGCTACATTTAACGCGCCCGGAGGAAATGACCCTCTAGCTTTGGACATGGCAAGTATGGGAAAAGGTGAGATATGGATAAATGGCGAAGGCGTAGGTCGCCACTGGCCTGGATATATAGCACAAGGTGACTGTGGAAAATGCAATTATGCTGGAACATTCAATGAGAAGAAATGTCAAACTAATTGTGGACAACCTTCTCAAAGATGGTAAGAGATACCCATAATTCCTACAAGATTAGAGCTAAATATGGTACTATTTAACTCCAGTTTGTTTTAAAGTAACTTTGTGGAACTGTTAATTTCAGGTACCATGTTCCAAGATCATGGCTAAAACCTAGTGGAAACCTATTGGTAGTATTTGAAGAATGGGGTGGTGATCCAACAGGAATTTCTTTGGTCAGAAGATCAAGATAGAGAGCTTTAAAAGGTATGTGAATTCCTTTTTTGCATTACATTAGCAGTTAGGGAAGGGGaaccttggagcaacggtaaTGTTGCCTCTGTGACCTATAAGtcatgggttcgagccgtggaaccAGCCACTGATGCTTGCATCAAGGTAGACTGTATATATCGCACCCCTTGGGGTGCGACACTTCCCGGATCCTGCATGAACGCGAGATACTTCGTATACCGGCCTAGCCCTTTATTGGCAGTTAGCATTTACTTTCATATAAACTGTTACCATGTTTTGCTTATACTTTCCTGTTATTTTCTAATATGGCAGTAAGCTTGTTCAGTAAATATGGTGCATGAATTCCTTAGGACGGGCAGCGTTGTCCGAATATATAAAAGAAGCTAACAGTGGAGGCTATTTGCAGCTGAATAAATCATTTTGAAGTACAGATTACAGGGATATAGTTTTCAGAAAATTCCCTGTTATTTTCATAAACCAATGCTTCTGTTTAAGCATTGGTTTAGGAAGTTCTATAGAACGCTGCTGATTGGATTATGTGATT encodes the following:
- the LOC104214355 gene encoding beta-galactosidase-like, which gives rise to MLRTNVLLFLFLVLCSLVFSSVKATVSYDDRAIIINGRRKILISGSIHYPRSTPEMWPDLIQKAKDGGLDVIETYVFWNGHEPSPGKYNFEGRYDLVKFVKLVQKAGLYVNLRIGPYVCAEWNFGGFPIWLKYIPGMEFRTDNQPFKVAMQGFVQKIVNMMKSEKLFEPQGGPIIIAQIENEYGPVEWEIGAPGKAYTKWTAQMAVGLKTGVPWIMCKQEDAPDPVIDTCNGFYCEGFRPNKPYKPKMWTEVWTGWYTKFGGPVPQRPVEDIAFSVARFVQNNGSFFNYYMYHGGTNFGRTSSGLFIATSYDYDAPLDEYGLLNEPKYGHLRDLHKAIKLCEPALVSSYPTVTKIGNNQEAHVYRSKSGNCAAFLSNYDSKYSVKVTFQNKPYDLPPWSISILPDCKTAVYNTAKVSSRSSSIKMTSTGSGLSWQSYNEETPTADDSDTLSANGLWEQKNVTRDSSDYLWYMTDVNIASGEGFLKNGKDPYLTVMSAGHVLHVFINGKLSGTVYGTLDNPKLTYSGNVKLRAGINKISLLSVSVGLPNVGVHFDTWNAGVLGPITLSGLNEGKRDLTKQRWSYKVGLKGESLRLHTLSGSSSVEWIKGSLVAQKQPLTWYKATFNAPGGNDPLALDMASMGKGEIWINGEGVGRHWPGYIAQGDCGKCNYAGTFNEKKCQTNCGQPSQRWYHVPRSWLKPSGNLLVVFEEWGGDPTGISLVRRSR